DNA from Halobaculum sp. XH14:
ACCTCCAGTTCGTTCAGCCGTTCGAGCGAGAACCGGATCGAGCCCTCGGTGCCGTGGACCGCGATCGAGTGGTCGTTCTTGTGGCCCTGCGCGACGCGCGAGCCCTCGAACGTCCCCGTCGCGCCGTTCTCGAAGGCCACCTGCGCGGAGTAGGCGTCGTCGACCGTGACCGGTTTCATCTCGCCGGAGTCGGGCGCGGGACGCTCCTCGGTGAACGTCCGCAGGTGACCCGACAGCCGGTCGACGTCGCCGACGCGGTCGCCGACGAGGAACCGCGCGAGGTCGAGCGAGTGGGCGCCGATGTCGCCGAGCGCGCCCGACCCCGCCAGGTCGGCGTCCATCCGCCAGGCCCACGGCGCATCGGGGTCCGAGAGCCAGTCCTGGAGGTAGCGCGCGCGGACCTGCCGAATCTCGCCGAGTTCGCCGGCCTCGACGAGCCCCTTCGCGTACCTGATCGCCGGGACGAAGCGGTAGTTGAACGCGCAGCCAGCGACCGCCTCGCTGGCGTCCGCCGCGTCGCGCAGTTCCCTGGCCCCGTCCAGCGTCGGCGCGAGCGGCTTCTCACACAGGACGTGCGTGCCGGCCTCCAGCGCCGCGACCGACGGCTCGACGTGCAGGTGGTTCGGACCGAGGTTGTAGAATGCGTCCACCTCGTCGACGACGTCGCGCCAGTCGGTCGCGGTGTGCTCGAAGCCGAACCGGTCGGCGGCGTCGGCGAGCGCGTCCTGGTCCCGCCCGATCAGCGTGTGCCGGACGACGTCGGGTGCGTCCGGGAAGAACATCGGAAGCCTGGCGAGCGCGTTCGAGTGCGCCTTGCCCATGAACCGGTAGCCGAGCATGCCGACGGTGAGTGGGTCGTTCATGCGGTACCCTCGCCTCGGGTGAACCGGGTCGTGTGGTAAATATCTGTGTTCATGTGGTCACTCCGTCCAGTGTGCCTCGCCCGGCGTCGTCTCGAAGACGGCACGCCCGAGCAGGTCGACCGCCTTCTCCAGCCCCTCCCGCGAGGAGGTCAGCGAGTCCTCGTGTTCGATCGAGAGCGCGCCGTCGTAGCCGACCATCCGGAGCGTGGAGACGACGTCCTTCCAGTGTTCTTCCCCGTGGCCGTAGCCGACCGAGCGGAAGATCCAGGAGCGGTCCGCCTCCGCCAGGTAGTCCGTCGTGTCGAGGACGCCCTTCTCGCGAGCGTTCTCCTCGTACACGCGCGTGTCCTTCGCGTGAACGTGGTGGATCGCGTCCCGCTCGCCGAGCAGCCGGATGGCGGCGGTGACGTCGATGCCCTGCCAGTAGAGGTGTGAGGGGTCGAAGTTCGTGCCGATCCGGTCGGAGGTACGCTCGCGCAGTTTCAGCATCCCGTGAGGCTCGTAGACGAGCATGTTCGGGTGCATCTCGATGCCGACGTCGACGCCGTGCGCCTCGGCGTGTGCGCCGACCTCGGACCAGTACTCCTCGGCCACCTCCCACTGGTACGCCAGCGCGTCGGCGTGCTCGGTCGGCCACGGGGCAGTGATCCAGTTGGGAACCTCGTCGTTCGGCCCGCCCGCCGGCAGTCCGGAGAAACAGGTGACCGTGCCCACGTCGAGTTCGGCGGCGAGTTCGATCGCCTCGCGCAGTTCCCGGTCGGCCTCGCTCGCCGTCTCCCCGTCCGGGTGGAGCGGGTTGTTGTGGGTCGCGAGGGCGCTCACGCGGAGGTCGTGGTCGGCCAGGTCCGAACGAAGCGACTCCCTGGCCTCCCTGCTCTCGAGCAGTCTCTCGCGGTCGGCGTGTCCCTGTCCCGGGTGTCCACCGACGCCGAGTTCGACCGCGTCGACGCCGAGCCCCGACAGGTATTCGAACGCGTCAGGTCTCGACTCGGTCCCGAGTGGAACCGTCAACACTCCGATGTCCATGGTCGTGATTGTACTACGGTCCGAATAAACGCTCGGGCGGGGGCAGGAACGACGAGCAGCGCGGAACGAACTGAAAACGGGGTCGGGACCGACCGCCGGTGGGGCCGGGGCGGAACCTAGTCGACCTGTGCGGCCTCGACTGGCTCCCGCGCAGCCGGCACGTCCTCGCTGTGGAGTTGCACGGCCTGACCGGTCTCGCTCGAACGGTAGATCGCGTCGATGATGCGCTGGACGACGAGCGCCTGCTGGACCGTGTTGCGCTCGGGTGGTTCCCCGGCTTCGACCGCCCTGATGAACGCGGCCTGCTCGGCCTGGTGGGTGTCGACCTCCCGGGTGGAGACCTCCGTGTTCGTGAGGTGGTGGCTGCCGCCCGTCCCCGACTCGTAGAGGGTGAGTTCCCCGGTCTCCCGGTCGAGGTGTGCGCCGCCCTCCGTGCCGCGCACGTAGAAGTCGTTCGACGGCGGCCGGTTCGTCGCCCACGCGGCTTCGAGGCTGAGCGTCTCGTCATCGGTGCCGCGGACGAACGCGGAGACGGAGTCGTCGACGTCGAACCCGTCGGGGCCGTCGTCCTCGCCCCACATGTCGACGTAGGCGTACTCCTCCCGGTTCCCGAACTCCGACCGCGTCGTGCCCGTGACCTCCTCGACGTCCGGGAAATCGAGGAAGTGCATCGCCAGGTCGATGGCGTGGACACCGACGTCGATGAGCGCGCCCCCGCCCGAGGCCCCCTTCGACGTGAACCACGACCCTCGACCCGGGATCCCGCGCCGTCGGACGAAGTTCGCCTCGACGTGGCGGACGTCGCCGAACCGTCCCTCCTCCCGGTAGTGTGTGAGTACCTCGGCCGCGGCGGCAAAGCGGTTGTTGAACCCGACCATGCAGAACCCCTCGGCGGTCTCGGCCGCGGCGGCGATGGCCTCGGCCGAGTCGAGCGTGTGCGCGAGCGGCTTCTCGAGCAGGACGTCCAGCCCCGCTTCGAGCGCAGAGACGGCGTACTGCTCGTGGAACCGGTTCGGCGTCGTCACGAGAACGGCGTCGACCCCGTCGTACAGGTCCGACTCGTCCGCGAACGTCTCGGCCGCGAACCGTTCGGCGAACTCAGCTCTCGCGCCGGCGTCGACGTCCATCCCGCCGACGAGCGTCGCGTCCCCCTCGGTCAGGCGTTCGGCGTGATACGTTCCGATCCCCCCGAGTCCGATAATGCCGATCCTGACGCTGCGGTCCCGAGTCATAGGACCGTCCTACCTGTTCCGTTTCCATAAATCCGCCGGATGGTCGGGCGCGGCGTCCGTTGGTTGGGGATTTGTTACGGCTTGGGGTATCGGGGGCGCTTCTGTGACGCGATTTCGGACCGCTGTTCCTCGGAGAGTGAGACGTCCAGCGCGCCGAGGTCGTCACGCAACTGCGTACTGGATTTCGGCCCGATGATGGGTGCCGTGACGACGTCGCGGTCGAGCAGCCACGCGAGCGCGACCTGCGCGGGCGTGGCATCCTCCTCGGCCGCCACCGACCGGATCGCGTCGAGGACCGCCCAGTTCTCGTCCGTGAAGTAGGACCGCACCGACTCGGAGGCCGCGCCGCGCGTTCCCTCCGCGGGGCCGCTGTCCCGTTCGTACTTGCCGGTCAGGAACCCGCCGGCGAGCGGTGACCACGGGATGACGCCGAGCCCCTCTCCCTCGGCGACGCGGAGCATGTTCTCCTCCTCGTGGCGGGCGACCGCCGAGTACTCCGGCTGGATGCAGACGAACCGGCCGTAGTCCTCGACGTCGCTGGCGTAGAGCGCCTTCGTCAGCCGGTAGGCAGTCATTGTCGAGGCGCCGACGTAGCGGACGTGGCCGGATTCGATCAGGTGGTCGAGCGCGTCCAGCGTCTCCTCGATGGGGGTCGTCTCGTCCCACCGGTGGAGCTGGTAAAGGTCGACGTACTCCACGCCGAGCCGGTCCAGGCTCGCCTCGCACTGGTCGATGACGTGCTTCCGCGAGAGTCCGCCGCCGTTCGGTCCCTCGCGCATGTCGCCGTACACCTTCGTCGCCAGGACGAGTTCGTCCCGGTTCGTCGAGTCGATCGCCTCGCCGACGATCTCCTCGCTCTCGCCGGTCGAGTAGACGTTCGCGGTGTCGAGGAAGTTGATGCCCGCGTCCAGCGCCTCGTGGATGAGGTCCACGCTGGCCGCGCGGTCGTTCATCATCCACGGCTGCTCGGAGCCGAAGTTCATGCAGCCGAGACAGAGCCGGGAGACCTCCAGCCCAGTCCGGCCGAGCGTGGTGTATCGCATCTCGGTCGTGCTCGCAATTCTTGCCAGCCCACGCATAAGCGTGCGGGAACTGGTTTCGCGGTCACCCAGTCGGCGGCACGGACCGATAAGGGTGGCTGCAAGACCGACCGTGGTCGGGGTGGATTCACGATTGCTCCCGGTCAGGGTAGCTCGAAACCGTCCGAGGGCGCGTGAGCCGTTCACACGTCGACGCGGCCGGCAAAGACAATCCTTAAACGCCGCGCGGAAGATTCTCGGGACATGGCTGGAACCATCGAAGTGCTCGTCCCCGGTGGCGAGGCCAACCCGGGTCCGCCCCTCGGACCCGAGCTTGGCCCGACTCCGGTGGACGTGCAGGCGGTCGTCGGCGACATCAACGACCGGACCGCCGCGTTCGACGGCATGGAAGTGCCCGTCACCGTGGAGTACGACGACGACGGGTCGTTCACCATCGACGTCGGCGTCCCGCCGACGTCCGAACTGATCAAGGACGAGGCCGGCTTCGAGACCGGCTCGGGCGAACCCCACGAGAACTTCGTCGCCGACCTCTCGGTCGAGCAGCTGAAGAAGGTCGCCGAACAGAAGCAGTCCGACCTGCTCGCCTACGACGTGAAGAACGCGGCCAAGGAGGTCGCCGGCACCTGCGTCACGCTCGGCGTCACCATCGAGGGCGAGGACGCGCGCACCTTCAAGGAGCGCGTCGACTCGGGCGAGTACGACGACGTGCTCGGCGCCGAAGAGGCGGCGGCCTGATTTCGGACGACGTTCGACCACCTCCTTCACGTTCTCGACCCGGTAGCGGACGCGCCGTTCGCCGAGGGACTTCCCGTGAGGGTGGCACGCACGCGGTCGGCGCTTCGGAGGCCTTAAGTGTCGCTTGGCCGTCCTTCACGGTGAGACAGGCCTACGCCTGTTTCACTGACCCGTAGGAGCATTCCTGCGTACTACGGAGGTGAAAGATGGCAGATTCAATCGAGGACGCAGTATCCCAAGCGCTGGAGGACGCCCCACCTCGCAACTTCCGCGAGACCGTGGATTTGGCGATCAATCTCCGCGACTTGGATCTCAACGACCCGTCGAATCGAGTCGACGACGAGGTTGTCCTACCGAGCGGTACCGGCCAGGACACCAGAATCGTCGTCATCGCGGAGGGCGAGACCGCCCTCCGCGCGGAAGACGTCGCGGACGACGTACTGTCCGGGGACGACCTGCAGGACCTCGCAGGCGAGGAGAACGAGGCCAAGGATCTCGCCGATGAAACGGACTTCTTCATCGCCGAGGCCGACATGATGCAGGACGTCGCGTCCAACCTCGGGCGCATTCTGGGGCCGCGCGGCAAGATGCCGACGCCGCTCCAGCCCGACGACGACGTCGTCGAAACCGTCAACCGCATGAAAAACACCGTCCAGCTCCGCTCGCGCGACCGGCGCACGTTCCACACGCGCGTCGGCGCACAGGACATGTCCGCCGAGGACATCGCCAGCAACGTCGACGTCATCATCCGTCGGCTGGAGGCGGACCTCGAGAAGGGGCCGCTCAACCTGGACGGCGTCTACGTCAAGACGACGATGGGCCCGTCCGTGGAGGTGCCCGTCTGATGAGTTCGAGCGAACCGCGCAAGACGGAGACGATTCCCCAGTGGAAGCGCGAGGAGGTCGAGGAGCTCGTCGAGTTCCTCGAACGCTACTCCTCGGTCGGCGTCGTCGGCGTGACCGGCATCCCGAGCCGGCAGCTGCAGGCGATGCGCCGCGACCTCCACGGGAACGCGGAACTCCGCATGAGCCGGAACACGCTCTCGGCCCGCGCGCTCGAGGAGGTCGACGACGGCCTCGAGGAGCTCGTGGACCACGTGACCGGCGAGGTCGGACTCATCGGGACCAACGACAACCCGTTCGGGCTGTTCAAGCAGCTCGAAGCGTCGAAGACGCCCGCGCCGATCAACGCGGGCGAGGTCGCTCCGAACGACATCGTCATCCCCGAGGGCGACACCGGCGTCGACCCCGGCCCGTTCGTCGGGGAGCTCCAGCAGGCCGGCGCCGACGCGCGGATCCAGGACGGCTCCATCCAGGTGCTGTCCGACTCGACCGTGCTGGAGGAGGGCGAGGTCGTCGACGACACGCTCGCCGGCGTGCTCACGGAGCTCGGCGTCGAGCCGAAGGAGGTCGGCTTGGACCTGAAGGCCGTCTTCTCCGAGGGCGTGCTGTTCGAGCCGGACGAACTGGCCATCGACGTGGACCAGTACCGCTCGGACATCCAGTCGGCCGCCGCGGCCGGACGGAACGTCTCGGTCAACGCCGCGTACCCGACGACCCGCACGGCCGGCGCGCTGCTCGGCAAGGCAGCCGGCGAGGCGAAGTCGGTCGGGCTCCAGGCGGCCATCGAGGACGAGGAGCTCATGCCCGATCTCGTCTCCCGCGCCGACGCGCAGCTTCGCGCGCTCGCCGCGACCATCGACGACGAGGAGGCGCTCCCGGAGGAACTCCAGGGCGCCGAGGCGCCGAGCCAGCCCGCCACGGACGCCGACGAGGACGAACAGACTGACGACGAGGACACGGAAGCCGAGGCCGACGCCGAGGAGCCCGACGACGATGACGACGACGAGGGCGACGCCGGCGAGGGTCTGGGCGCGATGTTCGGATAACGACGACGACGGAGATTCACAACAATGGAATACGTTTACGCTGCACTCATCCTGAACGAGACGGACGAAGAGATCAACGAGGACAACGTCACGGCGGTGCTCGAGGCCGCCGGCGTCGACGTCGAGGAGTCCCGCGTCAAGGCGCTCGTCGCCGCGCTGGAGGACGTCGACATCGAGGAGGCCATCGAGACGGCCGCCGCCGCGCCCGCAGCGGGTGCCGCGGGCGGCGCCGCCGGTGGCGCCGAGGAGGCCGACGAGGACGAGGAAGAGGAGGCCGAGGAGGCCGACGCCGAGGAGGAGGAAGCCGGCGACGACGACGACGAGGAAGCCTCGGGCGAGGGCCTGGGCGAGCTGTTCGGCTGAAGCGGCACCCGGTCGCCGCTGAAGTGTTCGGCTGAAGCGGCACTCGACACCCGAAAACCGATTTTCTTCGCGTTCGACGACCACCAGCGGCGAGGCCGAACGCTTATATCCGAAAGCGGGACCACTCCGCCGCGATGGTTCCCGCCCTCCCCCCGGCGACGCTGCTGCCGCTCGCGTACACCCTCGCCGGCTGCGGGCTCGGCACGGTGAGCGGCCTGCTCCCGGGTCTGCACGCGAACAACTTCGCGCTGTTGCTGGCAGCGACGGCTCCGGCGCTCGACGCGCCGCCGCTCGCGCTCGGCTGTGCGATGCTCTCGGCGGGGCTCGTTCACACGTTCCTCGACGTGGTGCCGGCGCTCGCACTCGGCGTTCCCGACGCCGCGATGGCCGCCAGCGCGTTACCGGGACATCGCCTCGTGATCGAGGGGCGGGGACGCGAGGCGCTCCGACTGTCCGTGGTCGGCAGCGGGAGCGCAGTCCTGCTGGCCGTCCCAGTGGCAGTGCCGCTCACCGCCGCGATGGAGGTCGCGTACCCGACGCTTCGCGGCTGGCTGCCGGTGCTCCTCGTCGGCGTCCTGATCGCGCTCCTCCTGACGGAACCGTCGTGGATGGCACGCGGCGCGGCCGCCGTCGCCGTCGCGCTTGCGACTGGCCTCGGCACCGTCACACTGGAGATGACACCGTCCGGACCGCTTCCGGCCGGCGGGGTGCTCGCGCCGCTGTTCGCCGGGCTGTTCGGGGCACCGATCCTCCTCGACGCGCTAGACGGCGGAGGAATCCCGCCACAGGCCGACGCCAGAATCGCGCTGGAGCGACGTGCGACCGGCGTCGCCGCCGTCGCCGGCACCGGCGCGGGTGCGGCGGTCGGCTACCTGCCGGGCGTCTCCGCTGGCGTCGCGTCGACGCTCGCGCTGCCGTTCGCCGGCGGCGACGACCCTGCGAGGGAGTACCTCGTCGCCACGAGCGGCGCGAACACCGCGACCGCCGTCTTCGCGCTGTTCGCGTTCACGGCGCTCGGGACGCCGCGGTCGGGCGTCCTCGTGGCGATGTCGGACGTCGGCGTTCCGGCCAGGCTCCCGCCGCTGCTGGTGTCGGTCGCCGTCGCGGCAGCCGTCGGCGTGGCGGGAGTGCTCGTCCTCGGCGACGCGGCGCTGCGAGCGGTCGGCCGCCTGAACCAGCGGGCACTCGTCGGCTGCGTGCTGGTCGGCCTCGTACTCCTCTCCTGGGGGTTTGCCGGCGGAACCGGAATCGTCACCTTCGCGTCCGCGACGGTCGTCGGCTTCGTGCCGTCGAGACTCGGGTGTAAGCGAGTCCACCTGATGGCAGTGCTCGTCGGGCCGCTCGCGCTGGGATCCTGATCACCGGAGGGCGGTGAAAGACAACCGTTAAAAGCCGCGCGCCGGTCCGTGTAGGTATGAGCGAGGCAGAGCAGGCGTCCGAACGACGCTGCGTCTCCTGTGGCGTCAACGTCGCGGGCATGAGCGCGGCGGCGTTCAAGTGCCCGGACTGTGGCACCCGCATCTTCCGCTGTGCGAAGTGCCGGAAGCAGAGCAACCTCTACGAGTGTCCCGACTGCGGCTTCCGGGGGCCCTGACATGGGGAAGGTCGCGGCCAAGATGAAGGTCATGCCGGACAGCCCGGAACTCGACCTCGACGACCTGCAGGACAAACTCGAGGCGTCCCTCCCCGAGGGTGCCGAGATCCGGACGGTCGACCGCGAGGAGGTCGCGTTCGGGCTCGTGGCGATGCTCCCGATGGTCGTCGTCCCCGACGGCTCCGGCGGCACCGAGGCCGTCGAGGAGGCGTTCTCGCAGGTCGAGGGCATCGAGAGCGTGAAGGTCGAGGAAGTCGGTCGACTGTAACCGGAACGGCTTTTCCGATTTCGCAGGGGTTCGAGCGGCGCCGGCGGCGATTCGTCACCAGTGGGACGTTCACACCGTTACGATTCGAAACGAAACCGGCTGACCGCGTCCCGGTCGGTCCCGATTCCGTGGGAACGTTTAAGCCACGGGGGCGGCCAGTGTTCGCCAGACGTTATCATGGGGCTGTACGAGCGCATCCTGGTTCCGACGGACGGCTCGGACGGCGTCGAACGCGCCATCCAGCACGCGGTCGATCTCGCCGTGGACCACGGCGCGACCCTCCACGCGCTCTACGTCGTCAACTCCGCGTCCTACGCAGGCATGCCGATGGAGTCCTCCTGGGAGGGGATCGACGACATGCTACGGGCCGACGCCGAGGACGCCGTCTCGATGGTGGAGGCGGTCGCCGACGACTTCGACGTGCCGGTCGAGACGGCGATCCTCGACGGGAGCCCCAGCAAGGAGATCGTCCGCTACGCCGAATCCGAGGGCTGTGACCTCGTCGTCATGGGGACCCACGGCCGCGGCGGCATCGATCGACTGTTGCTCGGCAGCGTGGCCGAGAAGGTCGTCCGTAGCTCGTCGGTCCCCGTCCTGACGGTCCGGGTCGACGGCTGAGTCTCGGACCGGCCATCAGCTTCCGGCCGGCCGGAGATGCTCGCAGTCGCCCGCCGTCACCCGGACCTCGCCGTCCTCCGTTTCGACGACGAGCGTGCCCGGGAAGGCGACGTCGACCGCTTCCCCCTCGATGACACCGCCGGGCGTCTCCACTCTCACGTGCCGTCCGAGCGTGACGGCGTGCTCCCGCCAGGCCGGCATGACGGCCGCCGGATCGGTCGTCAGCGCCTCGAACTCCTCGAGCACGCGCTGGACCAGGACTCGCCTGTCGACGTCGCTCCCGAGTTCCGTCGAGAGGCTCGTCGCGGCAGCGTCGGCAGGGAGCGCGTCGGGGTCGACGTTCGCGTTCAGGCCGATGCCGACGACGAGCCACGAGACGCGGTCCGCCTCGCCGCTCATCTCGGTCAGGATGCCACAGAGCTTCCTGCCGCCTCGCGCCTCCGGACCGGGAACCAGCACGTCGTTGGGCCACTTGATCCGGGCGTCGACGCCGGCCTCGCGGCAGGCTCTCGTGACGGCGACGGCGGCGGCGAGGGTGAACGCCGGCGCGTGTGCGGGCGGGACGTCCGGTCTGACCGCCAGCGAGAGCCAGACGCCGCCCGCGGGGGACCGCCACTCACGGTCGAGGCGTCCGCGGGACGCCGTCTGCTCCTCGGCCAGCACGACCACGTCGCCGTCGCCGGACGTCGCGAGCTCTCGGGCGCGGTCGTTCGTCGAGTCGAGTCGGTCGTGGAACTCGACGGCGTAGGGCGCGTCGAGCCCGAACGCGACGCCGGGCCCGTTGTACGGGGGAGCGCCGGTGACGGCGTAGCCGCCCTCCCCGCTCTCGACGTCGAACCCGGCCTCCCGGAGCGCCTCGATGTGCTTCCAGACGGCCGCACGGGAGACGTCGAGTTCGGTTGCGATCGCCGGCCCCTCGACCGGCCCGTCGGCCAGCGCGTCGAGGAGCACCCGACGCGTCGCCGGGAGTTCACCCCCCGTCATCAGTCGTTCGCCGTCGCCCCCTTGCCGTCCACGGTGATGACGGTCGCGTCGAGCTTCTCCCGGAGATACGACTCCACGTCCGGGTCGGAGAACAGTCGCTGGAGGGTCCGTCGCCACCGACTCGCCTGCTTGGCCCCGATGACGACCATGTCGGCAGCCTCGGCGGCGACCTCGTCGAGGATCGTCTCCTCGACGAGGAACCCCTTCCGGACGACGTAGCGCGCCGAGGGAATCGACCCGAACTCCCGCTGGACTGCCCGCTTGAGGTCCGTCCACGTCACCTCGCTGCTGTTCTGGTACAGGTCGACGTGGAGGATGGTGAGCGTGGCGTCACGCTCCTCGGCGATGCGAATCGCCTCCGTGAGCGTGGCTTTCGAGTGCTTCGAGAGCGGGTACCGGACCGGAACGACCACCAGCGTCATTGAGTCTACTGAGTGACCGAACGACTAAACGCTACTCCTCGGTCGGCTCGGTGGCGGCCGTTTCTGCCGATTCCCCGCCCGCGGTCGCCGCGGTCCCGTCCTCTTCGGTCGCGGTCGACACCCGCGTGATCCGTCCATCCACGGTCGGGTCGAGTCCGGCGTCCCGGATGTACTCGGCCAGCGCCTCGTGCTGGATCCCGTGCTCGCCGGCCCGGTGCCGTTGCCCGATGGCGGGAAACTCGTGGTCCGAGTGGAGGATGTACTCCGGCGTCGCTACCAGATACGTCGCGTCCGGGTCGACGGACTCGCCGTCGACGCGCGCCTCCCGGAGTTCGCGCTCGGCGTCGTCCCAGACGACGCGCGCGCCGCTGACGTGGCCGTGCCACCAGTCGGGTTCGCCGAAGTCGACGACCGCGGCCGACATCTGGCGGAACGCGTCGCGGAGTTCCGCGCCGGTGACCTCGGCGGTCACGATCGGTTCCTCGAACGGGATGGTGCTGACCAGATCCGCGAGCGTCACGTCGCCGGCGAGCTCCTCGCCCAGCCGGATGCCGCCTGAGTTCTGGAGCCCCACGTCGGCATCGGCCGCGTGCCGGTAGGCGTCGGCGACGAGGTTGCCGATCCGCGACTCGCCGCCGTGAATCGTCGCCTCGGTTCGCCGGATGGGCTCGGCCGCGTGGCCGACGACCTCATCGAGGCCGGCGGACTCCATCCGCCGGCCGAGCGCGTCCGCGAGGCGGTCGTTCACGGGCCACTCGCCGGGGTCGTGTCGCCTGACCGACGCGCCGTCGTCGGTCACCTCGACTTCGAGCACGGTCCCGCCGTTGACGCCGGGCCGCGTGCAGAGGACGCCGTCGACGCGGTCGACCCGTTCGGTGTGGACGTGGCCCCCGAGGACGAGATCCACGTCGGCCCGGCGCGCGAGGTCGTCGTCGCCGCCGCCGAGATGCGACACCGCGACGACGTGGTCGACGCCCGCGGACCGGAGCGCGGTCGCCGCGCGCGCTGCCGCCTCGTAGGGGTCGGTGAAGGTGAGGTCCGCGGCCATCGGGTTGAGCGAGTCGGTCGCGGGGTCGGTGACGCCCAGGAAGCCGACGTCGACGCCGCCGACCGTCTCGACGGTCCACGGGACGACGCCCTCGGACGCCGCGAACGGCTCCTCGTCGTCGGGGTCGTCGTACACGTTCGCGCTCACCCAGGTCTGGGGGGAGTCGGCGACGATCTCCCGCGTCGCGTCGGGGCCGAAGTCGAAGTCGTGGTTGCCGAACGTCTCGACGGCGGTGTCGACGGCGGCGAAGAAGTCCAGCGCCTGGCGACCGCGCGCGACGAGCGCCAGGACGCCCGGCGCGGTGTCGTCGCCGGCGCCGACGACCAGCGCGTCGGGGCCGTCGAGGTCGGCGATGCAGGCGGCCAGCCGGCCCGCCCGTTCGGGGTCGTCATAGACGTTTTCGACGTCGGAGTAGTGGAGAAGGCGAACCATCTGGAGGTGCCCGGTCGTCCCACCGCGCGGACAAAACGCCATCGGGACGGGACGGGGTTGCCGGTGTCGGGTCATCGCGGTTCTCGCCGTCGGGTCCCGATGCCGGCGAATCGACCCGATTCAGGGGAACGGGTGGAACGCGCGGTCCGGCCGCGGCTCGAACCCCATCGACGCCGCGACCCGCCCGAGCCGGTCACCGAAGAACGGCTCGCCCGTGAACAGCGGCTGTGCCGCCGGCACGAGCACGCGGACGCCCTCGAAGCCCAGCTTCGCCACGTCACGCGTGGTCAGCCGGGCGGCGTACGCGTCCAGCCCCGCGTCGTCGAGTCGCCCGAGCACTGTCTCCAGTTCCGCGGTCCCGGATGCCGGCTCGCCGACGTCGCCCGCGGGAATCGTCGCGGACGGGTCGACGAACGACCGTGCCTCCCCGGGGAACTCGGCGTACGTGCCGATGGCTCCCTCCTCGTCGGCCGCCTGCTCGGTGCCCATCGCGCGCAGTTCCATCCAGTTCTGGAGCGCCTCCGCGGCCGCGTCGGCGGCGGCCGCGCCCGCGTCCAGGTCCGCCGCCGACCCCGCCGCGAACCGCGGCCAGTCCCCATCGCGGTGGACGGCGGCTCCGACCACGGGAACGTCGACGTCCTGGGTGAGCAGCAGCGGCGTGACGTCGAGGTCCTCCGCGCGAGCCCGGGATTCGACCGCCTCGAAGCGCTCGTCGGCGACCTCGAGCCCCAGCGGCTCGAACGTGGAGTACCAGGCCAGCATCGTCGCGTCCCGCTCGATCACCTCGTAGAGCCCCGACAG
Protein-coding regions in this window:
- a CDS encoding tripartite tricarboxylate transporter permease → MVPALPPATLLPLAYTLAGCGLGTVSGLLPGLHANNFALLLAATAPALDAPPLALGCAMLSAGLVHTFLDVVPALALGVPDAAMAASALPGHRLVIEGRGREALRLSVVGSGSAVLLAVPVAVPLTAAMEVAYPTLRGWLPVLLVGVLIALLLTEPSWMARGAAAVAVALATGLGTVTLEMTPSGPLPAGGVLAPLFAGLFGAPILLDALDGGGIPPQADARIALERRATGVAAVAGTGAGAAVGYLPGVSAGVASTLALPFAGGDDPAREYLVATSGANTATAVFALFAFTALGTPRSGVLVAMSDVGVPARLPPLLVSVAVAAAVGVAGVLVLGDAALRAVGRLNQRALVGCVLVGLVLLSWGFAGGTGIVTFASATVVGFVPSRLGCKRVHLMAVLVGPLALGS
- a CDS encoding HVO_2753 family zinc finger protein, whose amino-acid sequence is MSEAEQASERRCVSCGVNVAGMSAAAFKCPDCGTRIFRCAKCRKQSNLYECPDCGFRGP
- a CDS encoding elongation factor 1-beta; this translates as MGKVAAKMKVMPDSPELDLDDLQDKLEASLPEGAEIRTVDREEVAFGLVAMLPMVVVPDGSGGTEAVEEAFSQVEGIESVKVEEVGRL
- a CDS encoding universal stress protein; the protein is MGLYERILVPTDGSDGVERAIQHAVDLAVDHGATLHALYVVNSASYAGMPMESSWEGIDDMLRADAEDAVSMVEAVADDFDVPVETAILDGSPSKEIVRYAESEGCDLVVMGTHGRGGIDRLLLGSVAEKVVRSSSVPVLTVRVDG
- a CDS encoding biotin--[acetyl-CoA-carboxylase] ligase — encoded protein: MTGGELPATRRVLLDALADGPVEGPAIATELDVSRAAVWKHIEALREAGFDVESGEGGYAVTGAPPYNGPGVAFGLDAPYAVEFHDRLDSTNDRARELATSGDGDVVVLAEEQTASRGRLDREWRSPAGGVWLSLAVRPDVPPAHAPAFTLAAAVAVTRACREAGVDARIKWPNDVLVPGPEARGGRKLCGILTEMSGEADRVSWLVVGIGLNANVDPDALPADAAATSLSTELGSDVDRRVLVQRVLEEFEALTTDPAAVMPAWREHAVTLGRHVRVETPGGVIEGEAVDVAFPGTLVVETEDGEVRVTAGDCEHLRPAGS
- a CDS encoding universal stress protein, producing MTLVVVPVRYPLSKHSKATLTEAIRIAEERDATLTILHVDLYQNSSEVTWTDLKRAVQREFGSIPSARYVVRKGFLVEETILDEVAAEAADMVVIGAKQASRWRRTLQRLFSDPDVESYLREKLDATVITVDGKGATAND
- a CDS encoding bifunctional metallophosphatase/5'-nucleotidase yields the protein MVRLLHYSDVENVYDDPERAGRLAACIADLDGPDALVVGAGDDTAPGVLALVARGRQALDFFAAVDTAVETFGNHDFDFGPDATREIVADSPQTWVSANVYDDPDDEEPFAASEGVVPWTVETVGGVDVGFLGVTDPATDSLNPMAADLTFTDPYEAAARAATALRSAGVDHVVAVSHLGGGDDDLARRADVDLVLGGHVHTERVDRVDGVLCTRPGVNGGTVLEVEVTDDGASVRRHDPGEWPVNDRLADALGRRMESAGLDEVVGHAAEPIRRTEATIHGGESRIGNLVADAYRHAADADVGLQNSGGIRLGEELAGDVTLADLVSTIPFEEPIVTAEVTGAELRDAFRQMSAAVVDFGEPDWWHGHVSGARVVWDDAERELREARVDGESVDPDATYLVATPEYILHSDHEFPAIGQRHRAGEHGIQHEALAEYIRDAGLDPTVDGRITRVSTATEEDGTAATAGGESAETAATEPTEE